CATGCCCGCGCCGatcgcggcagcgagcaaaAGAAAACCACCAACGACACCACCGGCAATTGCTGCAGTCGGCGgacctccttcttctttctcacTATTGCTTCCCTCAGTCGAGgtgtcctcctcttcgatCGGACCCTCCTCAGTGCTCTCGTCTACTCCAGGTTCGCCttgctcgccctcgccacCAGTGGTTGGGGGTTCgatctctccagtcgggggtTCGATTTCTCCAGTGGGGGGTTCCATCTCTCCAGTggggggctcgacttctccatacgggggctcgatttctccagtcgggggctcgactcctccatacgggggctcgacttcttcatacgggggctcgatttctccatacgggggctggatctctccagtcgggggtTGGATctctccatacgggggctcgactgctccatacgggggctcgacttctccagtcgggggctcgacttctccatacgggggctcgacttctccatacgggggctcgacttctccagtcgggggctcgacttctccagtcgggggctcgacttctccagtcgggggctcgatttctccatacgggggctggatctctccagtggggggctcgacttctccatacgggggctggatctctccagtcgggggctcgactcctccatacgggggctcgacttcttcatacgggggctcgatttctccatacgggggctggatctctccagtggggggctcgacttctccagtcgggggctggatctctccagtcgggggtTGGATctctccatacgggggctcgacgtctccagtcgggggctcgatttctccagtcgggggctggatctctccagtggggggctcgacttctccatacgggggctcgatttctccatacgggggctggatctctccagtcgggggctcgacttctccatacgggggctcgacttcttcatacgggggctcgatttctccagtcgggggtTGGATCTCTCCATACGGGGCtggatctctccagtcgggggttggatctctccagtcgggggtTGGATCTCTCCATACcggggctcgacttctccagtcgggggctcGATTTCTCCATTCGGGGCTGGATCTCTCCAGTGGGGGGCTCGACgtctccatacgggggctcgatttctccatacgggggctggatctctccagtcgggggctcgacgtctccatacgggggctcgacttcttcatacgggggctcgatttctccagtcgggggctcgacttctccatacgggggctgGATCTCTACGGGGCtggatctctccagtcgggggtttggatctctccagtcgggggtTGGATctctccatacgggggctcgacttctccatacgggggctcgacttctccagtcgggggctcgacttctccat
This DNA window, taken from Besnoitia besnoiti strain Bb-Ger1 chromosome III, whole genome shotgun sequence, encodes the following:
- a CDS encoding microneme protein MIC12 (encoded by transcript BESB_050680), whose translation is METSSPPLERSSPEWRNRAPDWRSRAPVWRDPTPDWRDPTPDWRDPAPYGEIQPPTGEIEPPYEEVEPPYGEVEPPTGEIQPPYGEIEPPYGEVEPPTGEIQPPTGEIEPPTGDVEPPYGEIQPPTGEIQPPTGEVEPPTGEIQPPYGEIEPPYEEVEPPYGGVEPPTGEIQPPYGEVEPPTGEIQPPYGEIEPPTGEVEPPTGEVEPPTGEVEPPYGEVEPPYGEVEPPTGEVEPPYGAVEPPYGEIQPPTGEIQPPYGEIEPPYEEVEPPYGGVEPPTGEIEPPYGEVEPPTGEMEPPTGEIEPPTGEIEPPTTGGEGEQGEPGVDESTEEGPIEEEDTSTEGSNSEKEEGGPPTAAIAGGVVGGFLLLAAAIGAGMYASGGGGGEAEGEQVMFEGAEEGGVTGEAPETETVIEIEDDAWADMD